The sequence below is a genomic window from Sphingomonas jaspsi DSM 18422.
AAACGCTGGAACGGCGGATCGCGTCGCGATCGGTCGGCGGAGAGGTTCGCGTTCCCACCCGGATGCGTCCCAAACGCGCCGACGAGCTGATCGGCGGCTCGCTGCACTGGATCGTCAAGCATCGCATCGTCGCCAAGATGGAAATCCTCAGGATCGAGGATCGCAGCGACGGCCGCATCGACTTCGTATGTTCGGACCAATTACAGTCGGTGGCACCCAAGCCCAAGCGCGCGCATCAAGGCTGGCGCTATCTCGAAGAAAAGGACGCGCCGGGCGTGGACGGCGACGGCAGCGGCCTCAGCGACCTGCCGCCGCGCCTGTACGGCAAGCTGGCTGCCCTAGCGTTGGTCTGACTAGCGTCAGTGCGGGTAGCAGCGGATTTCATACGATGTTTCTCCCCCGCAGAGGCGGAGCAAAACGTCGGTCGAAACGCCTCCCTATTCCTTGCAGCCCGATACGCTGGCCGAGCCCTGCACGCGAAGGGTGCAGCTGGGGTTGCCGCTCAGGGTCACCGACGCCACGCCGAATGCGTTGACCTTGGCGGTGTCGGTCGCCGTCAGCTGGATGAGCGAAGGGCCTTCGGCTGTCACGACCGCGTCCTTGGTTGACAGGCCTGCGGCGTCGATATTGACCGAACCGCGCGCAAAGGTGCTGGCCTTGAGGGTCTTGCCGGCGAGGCGGACCGTCCCAGACCCGCTGACCGACACCCGGAACTGGTCGACTGCGACGCTGTTGATCCTTGCAACCCCCGCGCCTTCGACATTCAGGTCGAAGCTTAAGCCCTTGACCTTGTCGATCGCCAATGTGCCGGCGCCGTTTAGCCACGCAGTGGACAAATCGTGCGTTCCGACCTCGACCACCACCAGGCCGCTACTACCGCCCGGATAACCGCCCCATGCATTGGCGTCGCGCCGGATGATGAGTGTGCGCCCGTCGACCTTGACCGATACATTGTCGAGCGCCGCGCTGTTCTTGCCGCTGGCTTTTGCGAACGGGGCCACGCCGGTCGTCAGGCGAACCTCGAAGGGGCCGTCGACGCGAATACGATCGAACCCGCTGACCCCGTAATTTCGGGATGCGCCGGGCGCGGCGGAGGCCGGCAGGCTGGCGAGCGCGATTAGAGCGAGAATGGGCAGACGAGCGATCATCTGCCCTATAGTCTGCGATCATGGTTAACGAACGGTCAAGACCGACGGCTGACCTCAGTGGCAGCTGACATTGCCCGAACCGGCCTTGGACACCGAGCATTTGGCGCCGCCGCCGATATCGACATCGCCCGATCCCATGATCGAAACCTTGGCCGTGTCGCTGGCCTGGGCCCGGACGTTGCCCGACCCGGCGATCGACACGTCAGCGGTCTTGGCCTTCACGGCGGACGTGTCAATGTCACCCGATCCGGCGATGTTCAGGTCGACCGAATCGGCCGCTCCACTCGCCATGATCCCCCCGGAACCGGCGATCGAAAATTTCAGAACGCCGCCGTTGGTCGCACCGATCTTGAGCGCGCCCGACCCGGCGACGTCGCCGTCGAAGTCGCCCGCGACCTTGTCGACGTCGATGTTGCCCGATCCGGCGATGCCCGCCTTGCGCAGAGCGGCAGTCGTTACCGTGAATTCGGCCTTGCCCGACCGCCAACTGAAGCGGATGCCCTTATGTTTCTTGGGCACGATCTTGAGCGTGCCGTCTTCGACCAGCACGTCGGTCTCGTCGAGCAGGGCCGAACCGCCCTTGGCCGTCGCGCCGGGTTGGCCGCCGGTGACGATCTTCACGTCATAGGGGCCGGCCACCTCGATCTTGTCGAAGGCACCGAGGGCATAGGTGCGATCGACAGCCGGACCGGCGTCGCGCTCCTCGCTATGTCCGGAAAAGTGGCAAGCCGACGACAGCAGGGCAGCGGCAGCGATGGCAACAGGACGGAACATTTCCTTCTCCTTGGCGTGTTGCCACAATAATACAGTAATGCGGTCGTCAGCGCAACCGGAAAGTCCGGTCGTTCAGCGCTTACACACCGAGGCGTCGTTGCCCGACTGGATGCGGGACAGCAAAGTTGCCTGACCGGCGTCGATGATCACCCCCGACGAGCCGCAGCGGCGGAGCTGGAATCGAACCTTGCGCGCGCGAAAATCGAGCGAGACGCGGCGGAAGGTCGACAAAAGGTCGGTGCCGAGCAGCAGGGACGGCTCGTCCTTCACCCCGAAGGCGGTAAAAGGCGGCACATCGGCAAAGGCCATCGGCACATTATTGAGCGTGACCGATCCGATCTTCAGTTCGGCGATGCGCGCCATTTGCAACTCGACGACCACACCGGTCACGCCCATCGCCTTGACCGACTGGAATTTCCGGCGGTTGCCGCGGATCAGCTTGTCGCGCAGGGCCAGGTTGCCGATGGTGATTTCCGATCCCGTATCGATGATCGCGTCGACGGGCAGGCCCGCCGCGCTCACCTCGGTCAGGATCAGCTGGCCGCGTTTCCGCCGTGCCGTCACGACGATCTCGCCGTCCAGCATCAGCGCCGGCCGCCGCGCGTCTTCCGATTTGATGACGCGCTTTTCGAAATCCATCATCAGCCGCTGCTCGACCAGCGCGTCGATACCGATCATGCCGTCGCCGCCCAGATCGTCTTCCTTC
It includes:
- a CDS encoding retroviral-like aspartic protease family protein, translating into MLLVPTAMACLWVGGDCANAETPARVGKPVTVPTVPSMTLPPAVIDNQLDIAGEEIRARESFTRMTVEVMLNGRGPYRFLVDSGADSSVVGLNIARELQLPLGTPTILHATTASAMVDRVKVNQLTLGPSKINDLELPALKEDDLGGDGMIGIDALVEQRLMMDFEKRVIKSEDARRPALMLDGEIVVTARRKRGQLILTEVSAAGLPVDAIIDTGSEITIGNLALRDKLIRGNRRKFQSVKAMGVTGVVVELQMARIAELKIGSVTLNNVPMAFADVPPFTAFGVKDEPSLLLGTDLLSTFRRVSLDFRARKVRFQLRRCGSSGVIIDAGQATLLSRIQSGNDASVCKR
- a CDS encoding DUF1489 family protein — translated: MPLHLTKVAVSCASVETLERRIASRSVGGEVRVPTRMRPKRADELIGGSLHWIVKHRIVAKMEILRIEDRSDGRIDFVCSDQLQSVAPKPKRAHQGWRYLEEKDAPGVDGDGSGLSDLPPRLYGKLAALALV
- a CDS encoding head GIN domain-containing protein, encoding MFRPVAIAAAALLSSACHFSGHSEERDAGPAVDRTYALGAFDKIEVAGPYDVKIVTGGQPGATAKGGSALLDETDVLVEDGTLKIVPKKHKGIRFSWRSGKAEFTVTTAALRKAGIAGSGNIDVDKVAGDFDGDVAGSGALKIGATNGGVLKFSIAGSGGIMASGAADSVDLNIAGSGDIDTSAVKAKTADVSIAGSGNVRAQASDTAKVSIMGSGDVDIGGGAKCSVSKAGSGNVSCH
- a CDS encoding GIN domain-containing protein — protein: MIARLPILALIALASLPASAAPGASRNYGVSGFDRIRVDGPFEVRLTTGVAPFAKASGKNSAALDNVSVKVDGRTLIIRRDANAWGGYPGGSSGLVVVEVGTHDLSTAWLNGAGTLAIDKVKGLSFDLNVEGAGVARINSVAVDQFRVSVSGSGTVRLAGKTLKASTFARGSVNIDAAGLSTKDAVVTAEGPSLIQLTATDTAKVNAFGVASVTLSGNPSCTLRVQGSASVSGCKE